From Streptomyces sp. NBC_00370, a single genomic window includes:
- the lpdA gene encoding dihydrolipoyl dehydrogenase has protein sequence MANDASTVFDLVILGGGSGGYAAALRGAQLGLDVALIEKGKVGGTCLHNGCIPTKALLHAGEIADQARESEQFGVKATFEGIDMAAVHKYKDEVIAGLYKGLQGLVASRKVHYIEGEGRLSSPTSVDVNGQRIQGRHVLLATGSVPRSLPGLEIDGNRIISSDHALKLDRVPQSAIILGGGVIGVEFASAWKSFGTDVTIVEGLKHLAPLEDENSSKLLERAFRKRGIKFNLGTFFDKAEYTQDGVRVTLADGKTFEAEVLLVAIGRGPVSQGLGYEEQGVAMDRGFVLVDEYMRTNVETISAVGDLVPTLQLAHVGFAEGILVAERLAGLNTVPIDYDGVPRVTYCHPEVASVGITEAKAKEIYGADKVVALKYNLAGNGRSKILKTAGEVKLVQVKDGAVVGVHMVGDRMGEQVGEAQLIYNWEALPAEVAQLIHAHPTQSEALGEAHLALAGKPLHSHD, from the coding sequence GTGGCGAACGACGCCAGCACCGTTTTCGACCTAGTGATCCTCGGCGGCGGTAGCGGCGGGTACGCCGCGGCGCTGCGCGGGGCGCAGCTGGGCCTGGACGTCGCCCTGATCGAGAAGGGCAAGGTCGGCGGCACCTGCCTGCACAACGGCTGCATTCCCACCAAGGCCCTGCTGCATGCCGGCGAGATCGCCGACCAGGCACGCGAGTCCGAGCAGTTCGGTGTCAAGGCCACTTTCGAGGGCATCGACATGGCCGCGGTGCACAAGTACAAGGACGAGGTCATCGCCGGCCTCTACAAGGGCCTGCAGGGGCTTGTCGCCTCCCGCAAGGTGCACTACATCGAGGGTGAGGGCCGGCTGTCCTCGCCCACCTCCGTCGATGTCAACGGTCAGCGGATCCAGGGCCGCCATGTCCTGCTCGCGACCGGCTCGGTCCCGAGGTCGCTGCCCGGCCTGGAGATCGACGGCAACCGGATCATCTCCTCGGACCACGCGCTGAAGCTGGACCGCGTCCCGCAGTCCGCGATCATCCTGGGCGGCGGTGTCATCGGCGTCGAGTTCGCCTCGGCGTGGAAGTCCTTCGGTACGGACGTGACGATCGTCGAGGGTCTGAAGCACCTCGCGCCGCTGGAGGACGAGAACAGCTCCAAGCTCCTGGAGCGGGCGTTCCGCAAGCGCGGTATCAAGTTCAACCTCGGCACGTTCTTCGACAAGGCCGAGTACACCCAGGACGGCGTCCGGGTGACCCTGGCCGACGGCAAGACCTTCGAGGCGGAGGTGCTGCTGGTCGCGATCGGCCGCGGCCCCGTCTCGCAGGGCCTCGGTTACGAGGAGCAGGGCGTCGCCATGGACCGCGGCTTCGTCCTCGTCGACGAGTACATGCGGACGAACGTGGAGACGATCTCCGCGGTCGGCGACCTCGTCCCGACCCTCCAGCTCGCGCACGTCGGCTTCGCCGAGGGCATCCTCGTCGCCGAGCGGCTGGCCGGGCTGAACACGGTCCCGATCGACTACGACGGTGTGCCCCGGGTGACGTACTGCCACCCCGAGGTCGCCTCCGTCGGTATCACCGAGGCCAAGGCCAAGGAGATCTACGGCGCCGACAAGGTCGTCGCGCTGAAGTACAACCTCGCGGGCAACGGCCGCAGCAAGATCCTCAAGACCGCGGGCGAGGTCAAGCTCGTCCAGGTCAAGGACGGTGCCGTCGTCGGCGTCCACATGGTCGGTGACCGGATGGGCGAGCAGGTCGGCGAGGCTCAGCTGATCTACAACTGGGAGGCTCTGCCGGCCGAGGTCGCGCAGCTCATCCACGCGCACCCGACCCAGAGCGAGGCGCTCGGCGAGGCCCATCTCGCCCTGGCCGGCAAGCCGCTCCACTCCCACGACTGA
- the sucB gene encoding 2-oxoglutarate dehydrogenase, E2 component, dihydrolipoamide succinyltransferase, whose amino-acid sequence MAVSVTLPALGESVTEGTVTRWLKAEGERVEADEPLLEVSTDKVDTEIPAPVSGVLASIKVAEDETVEVGAELALIDDGSGAPAEAPAPAAEQAPAQEAPQQQAPAPQAAPEPAAAAPSTESQAPAPAPTAQAASGGGSAEGTDVVLPALGESVTEGTVTRWLKEVGESVEEDEPLLEVSTDKVDTEIPAPTAGVLLEIVVGEDETAEVGAKLAVIGAPGAAPAKAEAPAAPAPAAAPQQQAPAPTPAPAPEPTPAPAPQQQAPAPQAAPAPAPAPAPAQPAPAQAAPKQPAATASDDGAYVTPLVRKLAAENGVDLASVKGTGVGGRIRKQDVVAAAEAAKAAKASAPAAAPAAASKAPKLEASPLRGQTVKMTRMRKVIGDNMMKALHDQAQLTSVVEVDITKLMRLRAQAKEGFAAREGVKLSPMPFFVKAAAQALKAHPVINARINAEEGTITYFDTENIGIAVDSERGLMTPVIKGAGDLNIAGISKKTAELAGAVRASKITPDDLAGATFTISNTGSRGALFDTIIVPPNQAAILGIGATVRRPVVINHPDLGETIAVRDMTFVALSYDHRLVDGADAARYLTAVKAILEAGEFEVELGL is encoded by the coding sequence ATGGCGGTTTCCGTAACCCTGCCGGCGCTCGGCGAGAGCGTCACCGAGGGCACTGTCACCCGCTGGCTGAAGGCCGAGGGCGAGCGCGTCGAGGCCGACGAGCCACTGCTTGAGGTGTCCACCGACAAGGTCGACACCGAGATCCCCGCCCCCGTCTCCGGCGTGCTGGCGTCCATCAAGGTCGCCGAGGACGAGACGGTGGAGGTCGGCGCCGAGCTGGCCCTCATCGACGACGGTTCCGGCGCGCCCGCCGAGGCGCCCGCACCGGCCGCCGAGCAGGCGCCGGCCCAGGAGGCACCGCAGCAGCAGGCACCGGCGCCGCAGGCCGCGCCCGAGCCGGCCGCGGCAGCGCCGTCCACCGAGTCGCAGGCCCCCGCGCCCGCGCCGACCGCCCAGGCGGCGTCCGGCGGCGGCAGCGCCGAGGGCACCGACGTGGTCCTTCCGGCGCTCGGCGAGAGCGTCACCGAGGGCACCGTCACCCGCTGGCTGAAGGAGGTCGGCGAGTCGGTCGAGGAGGACGAGCCGCTGCTGGAGGTCTCCACCGACAAGGTCGACACCGAGATCCCCGCGCCCACCGCCGGTGTGCTCCTGGAGATCGTGGTCGGCGAGGACGAGACCGCCGAGGTCGGCGCGAAGCTCGCCGTCATCGGTGCTCCGGGCGCCGCGCCCGCCAAGGCCGAGGCCCCCGCGGCCCCGGCTCCGGCCGCCGCCCCGCAGCAGCAGGCACCGGCCCCGACGCCCGCACCGGCGCCCGAGCCCACGCCGGCTCCCGCGCCGCAGCAGCAGGCACCGGCCCCGCAGGCCGCGCCCGCACCGGCTCCCGCGCCGGCACCCGCGCAGCCCGCCCCCGCGCAGGCCGCTCCGAAGCAGCCTGCCGCCACCGCCAGTGACGACGGCGCGTACGTGACGCCGCTGGTCCGTAAGCTCGCCGCCGAGAACGGCGTCGACCTGGCCTCGGTCAAGGGCACCGGCGTCGGTGGCCGGATCCGCAAGCAGGACGTCGTCGCGGCCGCCGAGGCGGCCAAGGCCGCAAAGGCGTCGGCCCCGGCCGCCGCCCCCGCCGCCGCTTCGAAGGCGCCCAAGCTTGAGGCGTCCCCGCTGCGCGGCCAGACCGTCAAGATGACCCGCATGCGCAAGGTCATCGGCGACAACATGATGAAGGCGCTGCACGACCAGGCCCAGCTGACCTCCGTGGTCGAGGTGGACATCACCAAGCTGATGCGGCTGCGCGCGCAGGCGAAGGAGGGCTTCGCGGCCCGCGAGGGCGTCAAGCTCTCCCCGATGCCGTTCTTCGTCAAGGCCGCCGCCCAGGCGCTGAAGGCCCACCCGGTCATCAACGCCCGGATCAACGCCGAAGAGGGCACGATCACCTACTTCGACACCGAGAACATCGGTATCGCTGTGGACTCCGAGCGTGGCCTGATGACGCCGGTCATCAAGGGTGCGGGCGATCTGAACATCGCCGGCATCTCCAAGAAGACCGCCGAGCTGGCCGGCGCCGTGCGCGCCAGCAAGATCACGCCGGACGACCTGGCCGGTGCGACCTTCACCATCTCCAACACCGGTTCGCGCGGCGCGCTGTTCGACACGATCATCGTGCCCCCGAACCAGGCCGCGATCCTGGGCATCGGTGCCACGG